ACTGGATAAAACTTCATTTTGGGCAGATCCAAGGTTATTTACTTGTTTTTATGTCCTTAGAAGATAATTCTCCtttttaatgtatcaagttcatatttataagtatttaattTCAACATGGCAGTGAGTTCAAGGACATATTTGATGTGGACCATTTCATCACATCCTTAAGAGATGAAGTTCGTATTTTGAAAGAGCTTCCGCCTCGACTAAAAAGAAGAGTTAAGCTTGGACTGTTCCACTCATTGCCGCCTGTTAGTTGGTCTGACATTTCCTACTATCATGATCAGGTAGGTAGCTATTGCTtcaacttaatttatttttctcaatctctAAAGTCATACAAATTTAACTAAGCTTCTGTTTTATATTTCTGTACCCAGATACTGCCCCTTCTTCAAAAGTATAAAGTTGTGCATTTAAATAGAACAGATGCTCGACTTGCTAATAATGGGCTACCAGTGGAGATTCAGAAGTTGCGGTGCAGAGTTAATTTTAGTGGTCTGAGATTTACTTCCCAAATAGAGGAACTGGGTAGAAAGGTTGTCACCATCTTGAGGCAAAATGGCCCTTTTGTAGTCCTCCATCTAAGATACGAGATGGATATGTTAGCATTCTCTGGCTGCAGCCACGGCTGCAACGTTGAAGAGGTGGAAGAGCTAACAAGAATGAGGTACAAATAGTCTGGTACTTGACATTTTTAAAAGCGTTTACAACTACGTCGacaattatatttttagaagCTCGTATTTCTTAGTTACATGGTTGAAATTTGTATATTTAGGTATGCCTACCCCTGGTGGAAGGAAAAAGTTATAAATTCAGACTTTAAAAGGAAAGAAGGTTTGTGTCCTCTGACACCTGAAGAAACTGCTCTAATTTTAACTGCATTGGGTATCAACCATGATGTTCAAATTTATATTGCTGCTGGAGAAATTTATGGTGGAAGTCGTAGAATGGAAAGCTTGGCAGCCGCATATCCCAATCTGGTTTGTATTTTAGGAGATGCATGACTTTTTCTTTTCCCTTTAATCTAAACATTATCTTCTCCATATAatctaaaaaacatatatatatgttttgagtaGGTTAGAAAGGAAAAGCTGCTACAACCTTCAGAATTGATGTATTTCCAGAACCACTCATCCCAAATGGCTGCATTAGACTATCTTGTCTCCTTGGAGAGTGACATATTTGTGCCTACATATGACGGAAACATGGCCAAAGTTGTTGAAGGACATCGTAGGTACTTATAtactaatcaaataaaataaagatttaaACT
This genomic window from Daucus carota subsp. sativus chromosome 7, DH1 v3.0, whole genome shotgun sequence contains:
- the LOC108196403 gene encoding rhamnogalacturonan I rhamnosyltransferase 1 isoform X2, yielding MCKLGDEKMVEREEMWKAGMKNVGVDKIGRPNLVVSRAPMMLWIVRGVTTVLIWTFVIRLLIMGEIMGPKLLKSWPSCFTPTTLYTNEVKLSSVAVLPKDFHPPKRIYKNNGYLLVSCNGGLNQMRGAICDMVAIARYLNVTLIVPELDKTSFWADPSEFKDIFDVDHFITSLRDEVRILKELPPRLKRRVKLGLFHSLPPVSWSDISYYHDQILPLLQKYKVVHLNRTDARLANNGLPVEIQKLRCRVNFSGLRFTSQIEELGRKVVTILRQNGPFVVLHLRYEMDMLAFSGCSHGCNVEEVEELTRMRYAYPWWKEKVINSDFKRKEGLCPLTPEETALILTALGINHDVQIYIAAGEIYGGSRRMESLAAAYPNLVRKEKLLQPSELMYFQNHSSQMAALDYLVSLESDIFVPTYDGNMAKVVEGHHI
- the LOC108196403 gene encoding rhamnogalacturonan I rhamnosyltransferase 1 isoform X1, with the protein product MCKLGDEKMVEREEMWKAGMKNVGVDKIGRPNLVVSRAPMMLWIVRGVTTVLIWTFVIRLLIMGEIMGPKLLKSWPSCFTPTTLYTNEVKLSSVAVLPKDFHPPKRIYKNNGYLLVSCNGGLNQMRGAICDMVAIARYLNVTLIVPELDKTSFWADPSEFKDIFDVDHFITSLRDEVRILKELPPRLKRRVKLGLFHSLPPVSWSDISYYHDQILPLLQKYKVVHLNRTDARLANNGLPVEIQKLRCRVNFSGLRFTSQIEELGRKVVTILRQNGPFVVLHLRYEMDMLAFSGCSHGCNVEEVEELTRMRYAYPWWKEKVINSDFKRKEGLCPLTPEETALILTALGINHDVQIYIAAGEIYGGSRRMESLAAAYPNLVRKEKLLQPSELMYFQNHSSQMAALDYLVSLESDIFVPTYDGNMAKVVEGHRRYLGFKKTIALDRKLLIDLIDQYHSGSLSWDEFSSIVKESHADRMGTARRRLVLPDKPKEEDYFYANPHECLQPLVEPLGLA